The Arachis hypogaea cultivar Tifrunner chromosome 14, arahy.Tifrunner.gnm2.J5K5, whole genome shotgun sequence genome has a segment encoding these proteins:
- the LOC112743738 gene encoding uncharacterized protein isoform X1, with translation MGPGKKAQNSQYRRRQSSLSNSATTTVFGRNLEKNQLGGVVFGCKNNTIRECLSKQLFGLPTQHFSYVKNIEPGLPLFLFNYSDRKLHGIFEAASNGKMSIDPYGWTANGSERTQYPAQVQIRVRLQCQPLSEDKFRHAIADNYYNKNLFWFELDHAQTSKLISLLTPTAIVPGSSVPHHMLNLANVSQPPPSYETLRESEQFTVLESDVEQYAHTSAISESAENDSTLDEDIQPLDTHLGMLEAKQDEKNLIFLKLKQLSLNSKRQNLSSPDYVNDTAAANNMCPIEKDNSEAPAGLEKKVDPSPSLEYQYDITQLVQEVKELTAFKKMQTERNSYLEQKLKEALSEIQHLRDRCTLLESASNVMTHVEKTLTKSSRELHLDHKDSLFLIGGFDGESWLPSMDMYSTSQNAIKSLKPMSSIRSYASVVQFNGDIYVFGGGNGLVWYDTVESYNPILDNWTLCPALNQKKGSLSGAVLDKKIFAVGGGNGVDCFSDVEMLDLDIGRWITTRSMLEKRFALAAVELNGALYATGGFDGNDYLNSAERFDPREHSWSKIPSMNTRRGCHSLVVLNEKLYTLGGFDGSAMVPSLEVFDPRLGTWMMGEPMNHPRGYFAAAVINESIFVIGGVKSGDNIVDTVENYKEGQGWQETCRTSVAKRCFLSAIACGHE, from the exons ATGGGACCAGGGAAGAAGGCTCAAAATTCTCAGTACAGGAGGCGGCAATCTTCGCTTTCAAATTCAGCAACCACTACTGTATTTGGCAGAAATTTGGAGAAGAATCAACTTGGAGGTGTTGTATTTGGGTGCAAGAATAATACAATTAGAGAATGTCTTTCTAAACAACTCTTTG GCTTACCAACTCAGCATTTCTCATATGtgaagaatattgaacctgggtTGCCGCTGTTTCTATTCAATTATAGCGACAGGAAACTTCATGGAATTTTCGAGGCGGCTAGCAATGGAAAGATGTCTATAGACCCTTACGGATGGACTGCTAATGGTTCGGAGAGAACACAATATCCTGCACAG GTGCAAATTCGTGTTCGGCTTCAGTGCCAGCCACTGTCGGAGGATAAATTTAGACATGCAATTGCAGACAACTACTACAATAAAAACCTTTTCTGGTTTGAGCTGGACCATGCACAAACTAGCAAGCTGATTTCTTTGCTAACACCAACAGCAATTGTGCCTGGTAGCTCTGTCCCTCATCATATGCTGAATTTGGCAAATGTTTCTCAGCCGCCTCCATCATATGAAACTTTGAGGGAAAGTGAACAGTTCACAGTGCTTGAATCGGATGTGGAGCAATATGCTCACACCAGTGCGATATCAGAATCCGCTGAAAATGATTCTACTTTAGACGAAGACATCCAGCCATTGGATACTCATTTAGGCATGCTGGAAGCAAAACAGGATGAGAAGAACCTCATATTTCTGAAACTAAAGCAGCTGTCTCTTAACAGTAAAAGACAAAATCTCTCTTCGCCAGATTATGTAAATGATACCGCTGCTGCAAATAATATGTGTCCAATCGAAAAGGATAATTCTGAGGCACCAGCTGGTTTAGAGAAGAAAGTGGATCCTAGTCCTTCATTGGAATATCAATATGACATAACCCAG ttggtgCAAGAGGTCAAAGAACTGACAGCTTTCAAGAAAATGCAGACCGAGAGGAATAGTTACCTGGAGCAGAAACTG AAGGAGGCTTTGTCAGAAATTCAGCATCTAAGAGATCGTTGTACATTATTGGAATCTGCATCTAATGTTATGACACATGTTGAGAAGACATTAACCAAGTCATCTCGAGAGCTCCATCTAGACCACAAAGATTCATTGTTTCTAATAGGAGGCTTTGATGGAGAATCTTGGTTGCCAAGTATGGACATGTATTCTACTTCACAAAATGCTATCAAGTCTCTCAAGCCCATGAGCTCAATACGTTCATATGCTTCGGTCGTGCAGTTCAATGGTGATATTTATGTTTTTGGCGGTGGAAATGGTCTTGTTTGGTATGATACTG TTGAATCATATAACCCGATTCTTGACAACTGGACCTTGTGTCCTGCACTGAACCAGAAGAAAGGAAGCTTATCTGGAGCTGTTTTGGATAAGAAGATATTTGCTGTTGGTGGCGGCAATGGAGTTGACTGCTTTTCAGACGTTGAGATGCTAGATTTAGACATTGGACGGTGGATCACCACACGCTCAATGCTAGAAAAG AGATTTGCTCTTGCTGCTGTTGAACTCAACGGTGCGCTTTATGCTACTGGTGGATTTGATGGAAACGATTATTTGAA CTCTGCTGAAAGATTTGATCCCAGGGAACATTCTTGGTCCAAAATCCCAAGCATGAATACGAGGCGTGGCTGCCACTCATTAGTTGTTCTAAATGAAAAACT GTACACTCTAGGTGGCTTTGATGGAAGTGCAATGGTTCCGAGCCTTGAAGTGTTTGATCCCCGTCTTGGCACATGGATGATGGGAGAACCAATGAATCACCCTAGGGGTTACTTTGCTGCTGCAGTCATCAATGAATCTATTTTTGTGATTGGGGGAGTTAAATCTGGTGACAACATTGTAGATACG GTTGAGAATTATAAGGAAGGTCAGGGATGGCAAGAAACTTGCAGAACCTCGGTTGCGAAAAGGTGTTTCTTGTCCGCAATTGCCTGCGGTCATGAGTAA
- the LOC112743738 gene encoding uncharacterized protein isoform X2: MMGPGKKAQNSQYRRRQSSLSNSATTTVFGRNLEKNQLGGVVFGCKNNTIRECLSKQLFGLPTQHFSYVKNIEPGLPLFLFNYSDRKLHGIFEAASNGKMSIDPYGWTANGSERTQYPAQVQIRVRLQCQPLSEDKFRHAIADNYYNKNLFWFELDHAQTSKLISLLTPTAIVPGSSVPHHMLNLANVSQPPPSYETLRESEQFTVLESDVEQYAHTSAISESAENDSTLDEDIQPLDTHLGMLEAKQDEKNLIFLKLKQLSLNSKRQNLSSPDYVNDTAAANNMCPIEKDNSEAPAGLEKKVDPSPSLEYQYDITQLVQEVKELTAFKKMQTERNSYLEQKLKEALSEIQHLRDRCTLLESASNVMTHVEKTLTKSSRELHLDHKDSLFLIGGFDGESWLPSMDMYSTSQNAIKSLKPMSSIRSYASVVQFNGDIYVFGGGNGLVWYDTVESYNPILDNWTLCPALNQKKGSLSGAVLDKKIFAVGGGNGVDCFSDVEMLDLDIGRWITTRSMLEKRFALAAVELNGALYATGGFDGNDYLNSAERFDPREHSWSKIPSMNTRRGCHSLVVLNEKLYTLGGFDGSAMVPSLEVFDPRLGTWMMGEPMNHPRGYFAAAVINESIFVIGGVKSGDNIVDTVENYKEGQGWQETCRTSVAKRCFLSAIACGHE; this comes from the exons at GATGGGACCAGGGAAGAAGGCTCAAAATTCTCAGTACAGGAGGCGGCAATCTTCGCTTTCAAATTCAGCAACCACTACTGTATTTGGCAGAAATTTGGAGAAGAATCAACTTGGAGGTGTTGTATTTGGGTGCAAGAATAATACAATTAGAGAATGTCTTTCTAAACAACTCTTTG GCTTACCAACTCAGCATTTCTCATATGtgaagaatattgaacctgggtTGCCGCTGTTTCTATTCAATTATAGCGACAGGAAACTTCATGGAATTTTCGAGGCGGCTAGCAATGGAAAGATGTCTATAGACCCTTACGGATGGACTGCTAATGGTTCGGAGAGAACACAATATCCTGCACAG GTGCAAATTCGTGTTCGGCTTCAGTGCCAGCCACTGTCGGAGGATAAATTTAGACATGCAATTGCAGACAACTACTACAATAAAAACCTTTTCTGGTTTGAGCTGGACCATGCACAAACTAGCAAGCTGATTTCTTTGCTAACACCAACAGCAATTGTGCCTGGTAGCTCTGTCCCTCATCATATGCTGAATTTGGCAAATGTTTCTCAGCCGCCTCCATCATATGAAACTTTGAGGGAAAGTGAACAGTTCACAGTGCTTGAATCGGATGTGGAGCAATATGCTCACACCAGTGCGATATCAGAATCCGCTGAAAATGATTCTACTTTAGACGAAGACATCCAGCCATTGGATACTCATTTAGGCATGCTGGAAGCAAAACAGGATGAGAAGAACCTCATATTTCTGAAACTAAAGCAGCTGTCTCTTAACAGTAAAAGACAAAATCTCTCTTCGCCAGATTATGTAAATGATACCGCTGCTGCAAATAATATGTGTCCAATCGAAAAGGATAATTCTGAGGCACCAGCTGGTTTAGAGAAGAAAGTGGATCCTAGTCCTTCATTGGAATATCAATATGACATAACCCAG ttggtgCAAGAGGTCAAAGAACTGACAGCTTTCAAGAAAATGCAGACCGAGAGGAATAGTTACCTGGAGCAGAAACTG AAGGAGGCTTTGTCAGAAATTCAGCATCTAAGAGATCGTTGTACATTATTGGAATCTGCATCTAATGTTATGACACATGTTGAGAAGACATTAACCAAGTCATCTCGAGAGCTCCATCTAGACCACAAAGATTCATTGTTTCTAATAGGAGGCTTTGATGGAGAATCTTGGTTGCCAAGTATGGACATGTATTCTACTTCACAAAATGCTATCAAGTCTCTCAAGCCCATGAGCTCAATACGTTCATATGCTTCGGTCGTGCAGTTCAATGGTGATATTTATGTTTTTGGCGGTGGAAATGGTCTTGTTTGGTATGATACTG TTGAATCATATAACCCGATTCTTGACAACTGGACCTTGTGTCCTGCACTGAACCAGAAGAAAGGAAGCTTATCTGGAGCTGTTTTGGATAAGAAGATATTTGCTGTTGGTGGCGGCAATGGAGTTGACTGCTTTTCAGACGTTGAGATGCTAGATTTAGACATTGGACGGTGGATCACCACACGCTCAATGCTAGAAAAG AGATTTGCTCTTGCTGCTGTTGAACTCAACGGTGCGCTTTATGCTACTGGTGGATTTGATGGAAACGATTATTTGAA CTCTGCTGAAAGATTTGATCCCAGGGAACATTCTTGGTCCAAAATCCCAAGCATGAATACGAGGCGTGGCTGCCACTCATTAGTTGTTCTAAATGAAAAACT GTACACTCTAGGTGGCTTTGATGGAAGTGCAATGGTTCCGAGCCTTGAAGTGTTTGATCCCCGTCTTGGCACATGGATGATGGGAGAACCAATGAATCACCCTAGGGGTTACTTTGCTGCTGCAGTCATCAATGAATCTATTTTTGTGATTGGGGGAGTTAAATCTGGTGACAACATTGTAGATACG GTTGAGAATTATAAGGAAGGTCAGGGATGGCAAGAAACTTGCAGAACCTCGGTTGCGAAAAGGTGTTTCTTGTCCGCAATTGCCTGCGGTCATGAGTAA
- the LOC112743738 gene encoding uncharacterized protein isoform X5 — MSIDPYGWTANGSERTQYPAQVQIRVRLQCQPLSEDKFRHAIADNYYNKNLFWFELDHAQTSKLISLLTPTAIVPGSSVPHHMLNLANVSQPPPSYETLRESEQFTVLESDVEQYAHTSAISESAENDSTLDEDIQPLDTHLGMLEAKQDEKNLIFLKLKQLSLNSKRQNLSSPDYVNDTAAANNMCPIEKDNSEAPAGLEKKVDPSPSLEYQYDITQLVQEVKELTAFKKMQTERNSYLEQKLKEALSEIQHLRDRCTLLESASNVMTHVEKTLTKSSRELHLDHKDSLFLIGGFDGESWLPSMDMYSTSQNAIKSLKPMSSIRSYASVVQFNGDIYVFGGGNGLVWYDTVESYNPILDNWTLCPALNQKKGSLSGAVLDKKIFAVGGGNGVDCFSDVEMLDLDIGRWITTRSMLEKRFALAAVELNGALYATGGFDGNDYLNSAERFDPREHSWSKIPSMNTRRGCHSLVVLNEKLYTLGGFDGSAMVPSLEVFDPRLGTWMMGEPMNHPRGYFAAAVINESIFVIGGVKSGDNIVDTVENYKEGQGWQETCRTSVAKRCFLSAIACGHE, encoded by the exons ATGTCTATAGACCCTTACGGATGGACTGCTAATGGTTCGGAGAGAACACAATATCCTGCACAG GTGCAAATTCGTGTTCGGCTTCAGTGCCAGCCACTGTCGGAGGATAAATTTAGACATGCAATTGCAGACAACTACTACAATAAAAACCTTTTCTGGTTTGAGCTGGACCATGCACAAACTAGCAAGCTGATTTCTTTGCTAACACCAACAGCAATTGTGCCTGGTAGCTCTGTCCCTCATCATATGCTGAATTTGGCAAATGTTTCTCAGCCGCCTCCATCATATGAAACTTTGAGGGAAAGTGAACAGTTCACAGTGCTTGAATCGGATGTGGAGCAATATGCTCACACCAGTGCGATATCAGAATCCGCTGAAAATGATTCTACTTTAGACGAAGACATCCAGCCATTGGATACTCATTTAGGCATGCTGGAAGCAAAACAGGATGAGAAGAACCTCATATTTCTGAAACTAAAGCAGCTGTCTCTTAACAGTAAAAGACAAAATCTCTCTTCGCCAGATTATGTAAATGATACCGCTGCTGCAAATAATATGTGTCCAATCGAAAAGGATAATTCTGAGGCACCAGCTGGTTTAGAGAAGAAAGTGGATCCTAGTCCTTCATTGGAATATCAATATGACATAACCCAG ttggtgCAAGAGGTCAAAGAACTGACAGCTTTCAAGAAAATGCAGACCGAGAGGAATAGTTACCTGGAGCAGAAACTG AAGGAGGCTTTGTCAGAAATTCAGCATCTAAGAGATCGTTGTACATTATTGGAATCTGCATCTAATGTTATGACACATGTTGAGAAGACATTAACCAAGTCATCTCGAGAGCTCCATCTAGACCACAAAGATTCATTGTTTCTAATAGGAGGCTTTGATGGAGAATCTTGGTTGCCAAGTATGGACATGTATTCTACTTCACAAAATGCTATCAAGTCTCTCAAGCCCATGAGCTCAATACGTTCATATGCTTCGGTCGTGCAGTTCAATGGTGATATTTATGTTTTTGGCGGTGGAAATGGTCTTGTTTGGTATGATACTG TTGAATCATATAACCCGATTCTTGACAACTGGACCTTGTGTCCTGCACTGAACCAGAAGAAAGGAAGCTTATCTGGAGCTGTTTTGGATAAGAAGATATTTGCTGTTGGTGGCGGCAATGGAGTTGACTGCTTTTCAGACGTTGAGATGCTAGATTTAGACATTGGACGGTGGATCACCACACGCTCAATGCTAGAAAAG AGATTTGCTCTTGCTGCTGTTGAACTCAACGGTGCGCTTTATGCTACTGGTGGATTTGATGGAAACGATTATTTGAA CTCTGCTGAAAGATTTGATCCCAGGGAACATTCTTGGTCCAAAATCCCAAGCATGAATACGAGGCGTGGCTGCCACTCATTAGTTGTTCTAAATGAAAAACT GTACACTCTAGGTGGCTTTGATGGAAGTGCAATGGTTCCGAGCCTTGAAGTGTTTGATCCCCGTCTTGGCACATGGATGATGGGAGAACCAATGAATCACCCTAGGGGTTACTTTGCTGCTGCAGTCATCAATGAATCTATTTTTGTGATTGGGGGAGTTAAATCTGGTGACAACATTGTAGATACG GTTGAGAATTATAAGGAAGGTCAGGGATGGCAAGAAACTTGCAGAACCTCGGTTGCGAAAAGGTGTTTCTTGTCCGCAATTGCCTGCGGTCATGAGTAA
- the LOC112743738 gene encoding uncharacterized protein isoform X3: MMGPGKKAQNSQYRRRQSSLSNSATTTVFGRNLEKNQLGGVVFGCKNNTIRECLSKQLFGLPTQHFSYVKNIEPGLPLFLFNYSDRKLHGIFEAASNGKMSIDPYGWTANGSERTQYPAQVQIRVRLQCQPLSEDKFRHAIADNYYNKNLFWFELDHAQTSKLISLLTPTAIVPGSSVPHHMLNLANVSQPPPSYETLRESEQFTVLESDVEQYAHTSAISESAENDSTLDEDIQPLDTHLGMLEAKQDEKNLIFLKLKQLSLNSKRQNLSSPDYVNDTAAANNMCPIEKDNSEAPAGLEKKVDPSPSLEYQYDITQLVQEVKELTAFKKMQTERNSYLEQKLEALSEIQHLRDRCTLLESASNVMTHVEKTLTKSSRELHLDHKDSLFLIGGFDGESWLPSMDMYSTSQNAIKSLKPMSSIRSYASVVQFNGDIYVFGGGNGLVWYDTVESYNPILDNWTLCPALNQKKGSLSGAVLDKKIFAVGGGNGVDCFSDVEMLDLDIGRWITTRSMLEKRFALAAVELNGALYATGGFDGNDYLNSAERFDPREHSWSKIPSMNTRRGCHSLVVLNEKLYTLGGFDGSAMVPSLEVFDPRLGTWMMGEPMNHPRGYFAAAVINESIFVIGGVKSGDNIVDTVENYKEGQGWQETCRTSVAKRCFLSAIACGHE; encoded by the exons at GATGGGACCAGGGAAGAAGGCTCAAAATTCTCAGTACAGGAGGCGGCAATCTTCGCTTTCAAATTCAGCAACCACTACTGTATTTGGCAGAAATTTGGAGAAGAATCAACTTGGAGGTGTTGTATTTGGGTGCAAGAATAATACAATTAGAGAATGTCTTTCTAAACAACTCTTTG GCTTACCAACTCAGCATTTCTCATATGtgaagaatattgaacctgggtTGCCGCTGTTTCTATTCAATTATAGCGACAGGAAACTTCATGGAATTTTCGAGGCGGCTAGCAATGGAAAGATGTCTATAGACCCTTACGGATGGACTGCTAATGGTTCGGAGAGAACACAATATCCTGCACAG GTGCAAATTCGTGTTCGGCTTCAGTGCCAGCCACTGTCGGAGGATAAATTTAGACATGCAATTGCAGACAACTACTACAATAAAAACCTTTTCTGGTTTGAGCTGGACCATGCACAAACTAGCAAGCTGATTTCTTTGCTAACACCAACAGCAATTGTGCCTGGTAGCTCTGTCCCTCATCATATGCTGAATTTGGCAAATGTTTCTCAGCCGCCTCCATCATATGAAACTTTGAGGGAAAGTGAACAGTTCACAGTGCTTGAATCGGATGTGGAGCAATATGCTCACACCAGTGCGATATCAGAATCCGCTGAAAATGATTCTACTTTAGACGAAGACATCCAGCCATTGGATACTCATTTAGGCATGCTGGAAGCAAAACAGGATGAGAAGAACCTCATATTTCTGAAACTAAAGCAGCTGTCTCTTAACAGTAAAAGACAAAATCTCTCTTCGCCAGATTATGTAAATGATACCGCTGCTGCAAATAATATGTGTCCAATCGAAAAGGATAATTCTGAGGCACCAGCTGGTTTAGAGAAGAAAGTGGATCCTAGTCCTTCATTGGAATATCAATATGACATAACCCAG ttggtgCAAGAGGTCAAAGAACTGACAGCTTTCAAGAAAATGCAGACCGAGAGGAATAGTTACCTGGAGCAGAAACTG GAGGCTTTGTCAGAAATTCAGCATCTAAGAGATCGTTGTACATTATTGGAATCTGCATCTAATGTTATGACACATGTTGAGAAGACATTAACCAAGTCATCTCGAGAGCTCCATCTAGACCACAAAGATTCATTGTTTCTAATAGGAGGCTTTGATGGAGAATCTTGGTTGCCAAGTATGGACATGTATTCTACTTCACAAAATGCTATCAAGTCTCTCAAGCCCATGAGCTCAATACGTTCATATGCTTCGGTCGTGCAGTTCAATGGTGATATTTATGTTTTTGGCGGTGGAAATGGTCTTGTTTGGTATGATACTG TTGAATCATATAACCCGATTCTTGACAACTGGACCTTGTGTCCTGCACTGAACCAGAAGAAAGGAAGCTTATCTGGAGCTGTTTTGGATAAGAAGATATTTGCTGTTGGTGGCGGCAATGGAGTTGACTGCTTTTCAGACGTTGAGATGCTAGATTTAGACATTGGACGGTGGATCACCACACGCTCAATGCTAGAAAAG AGATTTGCTCTTGCTGCTGTTGAACTCAACGGTGCGCTTTATGCTACTGGTGGATTTGATGGAAACGATTATTTGAA CTCTGCTGAAAGATTTGATCCCAGGGAACATTCTTGGTCCAAAATCCCAAGCATGAATACGAGGCGTGGCTGCCACTCATTAGTTGTTCTAAATGAAAAACT GTACACTCTAGGTGGCTTTGATGGAAGTGCAATGGTTCCGAGCCTTGAAGTGTTTGATCCCCGTCTTGGCACATGGATGATGGGAGAACCAATGAATCACCCTAGGGGTTACTTTGCTGCTGCAGTCATCAATGAATCTATTTTTGTGATTGGGGGAGTTAAATCTGGTGACAACATTGTAGATACG GTTGAGAATTATAAGGAAGGTCAGGGATGGCAAGAAACTTGCAGAACCTCGGTTGCGAAAAGGTGTTTCTTGTCCGCAATTGCCTGCGGTCATGAGTAA
- the LOC112743738 gene encoding uncharacterized protein isoform X4, with product MGPGKKAQNSQYRRRQSSLSNSATTTVFGRNLEKNQLGGVVFGCKNNTIRECLSKQLFGLPTQHFSYVKNIEPGLPLFLFNYSDRKLHGIFEAASNGKMSIDPYGWTANGSERTQYPAQVQIRVRLQCQPLSEDKFRHAIADNYYNKNLFWFELDHAQTSKLISLLTPTAIVPGSSVPHHMLNLANVSQPPPSYETLRESEQFTVLESDVEQYAHTSAISESAENDSTLDEDIQPLDTHLGMLEAKQDEKNLIFLKLKQLSLNSKRQNLSSPDYVNDTAAANNMCPIEKDNSEAPAGLEKKVDPSPSLEYQYDITQLVQEVKELTAFKKMQTERNSYLEQKLEALSEIQHLRDRCTLLESASNVMTHVEKTLTKSSRELHLDHKDSLFLIGGFDGESWLPSMDMYSTSQNAIKSLKPMSSIRSYASVVQFNGDIYVFGGGNGLVWYDTVESYNPILDNWTLCPALNQKKGSLSGAVLDKKIFAVGGGNGVDCFSDVEMLDLDIGRWITTRSMLEKRFALAAVELNGALYATGGFDGNDYLNSAERFDPREHSWSKIPSMNTRRGCHSLVVLNEKLYTLGGFDGSAMVPSLEVFDPRLGTWMMGEPMNHPRGYFAAAVINESIFVIGGVKSGDNIVDTVENYKEGQGWQETCRTSVAKRCFLSAIACGHE from the exons ATGGGACCAGGGAAGAAGGCTCAAAATTCTCAGTACAGGAGGCGGCAATCTTCGCTTTCAAATTCAGCAACCACTACTGTATTTGGCAGAAATTTGGAGAAGAATCAACTTGGAGGTGTTGTATTTGGGTGCAAGAATAATACAATTAGAGAATGTCTTTCTAAACAACTCTTTG GCTTACCAACTCAGCATTTCTCATATGtgaagaatattgaacctgggtTGCCGCTGTTTCTATTCAATTATAGCGACAGGAAACTTCATGGAATTTTCGAGGCGGCTAGCAATGGAAAGATGTCTATAGACCCTTACGGATGGACTGCTAATGGTTCGGAGAGAACACAATATCCTGCACAG GTGCAAATTCGTGTTCGGCTTCAGTGCCAGCCACTGTCGGAGGATAAATTTAGACATGCAATTGCAGACAACTACTACAATAAAAACCTTTTCTGGTTTGAGCTGGACCATGCACAAACTAGCAAGCTGATTTCTTTGCTAACACCAACAGCAATTGTGCCTGGTAGCTCTGTCCCTCATCATATGCTGAATTTGGCAAATGTTTCTCAGCCGCCTCCATCATATGAAACTTTGAGGGAAAGTGAACAGTTCACAGTGCTTGAATCGGATGTGGAGCAATATGCTCACACCAGTGCGATATCAGAATCCGCTGAAAATGATTCTACTTTAGACGAAGACATCCAGCCATTGGATACTCATTTAGGCATGCTGGAAGCAAAACAGGATGAGAAGAACCTCATATTTCTGAAACTAAAGCAGCTGTCTCTTAACAGTAAAAGACAAAATCTCTCTTCGCCAGATTATGTAAATGATACCGCTGCTGCAAATAATATGTGTCCAATCGAAAAGGATAATTCTGAGGCACCAGCTGGTTTAGAGAAGAAAGTGGATCCTAGTCCTTCATTGGAATATCAATATGACATAACCCAG ttggtgCAAGAGGTCAAAGAACTGACAGCTTTCAAGAAAATGCAGACCGAGAGGAATAGTTACCTGGAGCAGAAACTG GAGGCTTTGTCAGAAATTCAGCATCTAAGAGATCGTTGTACATTATTGGAATCTGCATCTAATGTTATGACACATGTTGAGAAGACATTAACCAAGTCATCTCGAGAGCTCCATCTAGACCACAAAGATTCATTGTTTCTAATAGGAGGCTTTGATGGAGAATCTTGGTTGCCAAGTATGGACATGTATTCTACTTCACAAAATGCTATCAAGTCTCTCAAGCCCATGAGCTCAATACGTTCATATGCTTCGGTCGTGCAGTTCAATGGTGATATTTATGTTTTTGGCGGTGGAAATGGTCTTGTTTGGTATGATACTG TTGAATCATATAACCCGATTCTTGACAACTGGACCTTGTGTCCTGCACTGAACCAGAAGAAAGGAAGCTTATCTGGAGCTGTTTTGGATAAGAAGATATTTGCTGTTGGTGGCGGCAATGGAGTTGACTGCTTTTCAGACGTTGAGATGCTAGATTTAGACATTGGACGGTGGATCACCACACGCTCAATGCTAGAAAAG AGATTTGCTCTTGCTGCTGTTGAACTCAACGGTGCGCTTTATGCTACTGGTGGATTTGATGGAAACGATTATTTGAA CTCTGCTGAAAGATTTGATCCCAGGGAACATTCTTGGTCCAAAATCCCAAGCATGAATACGAGGCGTGGCTGCCACTCATTAGTTGTTCTAAATGAAAAACT GTACACTCTAGGTGGCTTTGATGGAAGTGCAATGGTTCCGAGCCTTGAAGTGTTTGATCCCCGTCTTGGCACATGGATGATGGGAGAACCAATGAATCACCCTAGGGGTTACTTTGCTGCTGCAGTCATCAATGAATCTATTTTTGTGATTGGGGGAGTTAAATCTGGTGACAACATTGTAGATACG GTTGAGAATTATAAGGAAGGTCAGGGATGGCAAGAAACTTGCAGAACCTCGGTTGCGAAAAGGTGTTTCTTGTCCGCAATTGCCTGCGGTCATGAGTAA